One window from the genome of Echinicola vietnamensis DSM 17526 encodes:
- a CDS encoding alpha/beta hydrolase has product MKRIILTLLALISISSILAQTEGRKPISLQEQGVFAVGGVIIKAEGEYNPNNPQKEGQTLHVDHATVQYQIPSNAKKLPLVFWHGFGQTARTWQTTADGREGFQTIFLRKGFSVYLIDQPRRGQGGRGPEESSIPATPNEQYWLGMFRIAKGDEFMPNVQFDKSPETLNQFYRQISPDLGAIDFEVNTNAVSALFDKIGDGILITHSHSGGQGWATAIKNSNIKAIVSYEPGSGFVFPEGEVPDPMESSAGTLEAVPVSKLDFLKLTKIPIIIYYGDFIPETQESFYGTDNWRPRLAMAKLFVKAINKYGGDAKVVHLPKIGIEGNTHFPMSDLNNAEIANLMNGWLNDKGLN; this is encoded by the coding sequence ATGAAACGGATTATTTTGACGCTGCTAGCACTTATATCTATAAGCAGCATATTGGCACAAACTGAAGGAAGAAAACCAATAAGCCTACAGGAACAAGGTGTATTTGCAGTCGGTGGAGTAATCATCAAAGCCGAGGGAGAGTATAACCCAAACAATCCACAAAAAGAAGGTCAAACACTGCATGTCGACCATGCGACAGTGCAGTATCAGATACCGAGCAATGCCAAGAAATTGCCTTTGGTATTTTGGCATGGGTTCGGCCAAACAGCAAGAACCTGGCAGACAACGGCCGATGGCCGTGAAGGTTTTCAGACAATTTTTCTAAGAAAGGGCTTCTCTGTATATCTAATCGACCAACCACGTAGGGGGCAAGGCGGAAGAGGGCCAGAAGAATCCTCCATTCCCGCAACACCCAATGAACAGTATTGGTTGGGAATGTTCAGGATTGCCAAAGGGGATGAATTTATGCCCAATGTACAATTTGATAAAAGTCCGGAAACGCTCAATCAATTTTACAGACAAATCAGTCCGGATCTGGGGGCTATAGATTTTGAAGTAAATACAAACGCAGTATCAGCCCTGTTTGACAAAATCGGTGATGGTATCCTAATAACCCATTCCCATAGTGGGGGGCAAGGTTGGGCCACCGCCATTAAAAACAGTAATATCAAGGCCATTGTTTCTTATGAACCTGGAAGTGGCTTTGTTTTTCCCGAAGGCGAAGTGCCCGACCCAATGGAGAGTTCGGCAGGAACATTGGAGGCAGTGCCAGTTTCCAAACTGGATTTTCTGAAACTGACCAAAATTCCGATCATCATTTATTATGGTGATTTTATCCCTGAAACGCAGGAAAGCTTTTATGGTACGGATAATTGGCGTCCTCGTTTGGCAATGGCAAAATTGTTTGTGAAAGCTATCAACAAATATGGGGGTGACGCCAAAGTGGTACACTTACCGAAAATTGGAATCGAAGGGAATACCCATTTCCCAATGTCAGATCTCAACAATGCAGAAATTGCCAACCTAATGAATGGGTGGCTTAATGATAAAGGACTTAACTAA
- a CDS encoding carboxymuconolactone decarboxylase family protein, with translation MFKIIAVLLLFNVCYRSQAQQLDKEQKSMASIAALTAISDWEGLKPELSKGLDNGLTVNQIKEQLVHLYAYVGFPKSIMGLQTFLSVLEEREADGINDNWGKEASPIDDTLPKYDRGKKVLEELIKSPLPETKAAYQQFSPEIDRFLKEHLFADIFERDVLTYQQRELTTISALMAMGDVEPMLRGHLGICLNQGFTKGQLDLLVESLRLYLDEKKMKSAKIIISELP, from the coding sequence ATGTTTAAGATAATAGCTGTGCTATTGCTATTCAATGTTTGTTACCGCTCTCAAGCACAGCAACTCGATAAGGAACAGAAAAGCATGGCCTCAATAGCGGCCCTTACGGCAATAAGCGATTGGGAAGGGCTGAAACCTGAATTATCGAAAGGTCTTGACAATGGATTGACGGTGAACCAAATAAAGGAGCAATTGGTGCACCTGTACGCTTATGTGGGGTTTCCTAAAAGCATCATGGGACTGCAAACATTTCTTTCGGTTTTAGAAGAACGAGAAGCTGACGGAATCAACGATAATTGGGGAAAGGAAGCTTCTCCAATTGATGACACACTGCCCAAATACGACAGAGGCAAAAAAGTATTGGAGGAGCTCATCAAAAGCCCTTTACCTGAGACCAAAGCTGCTTACCAACAGTTTTCCCCCGAAATTGATAGGTTCCTAAAGGAGCATCTCTTTGCGGATATTTTTGAGCGGGATGTGCTGACCTATCAGCAAAGAGAATTGACCACCATATCGGCTTTGATGGCCATGGGCGATGTAGAACCCATGCTGAGAGGGCATTTGGGAATATGCTTGAACCAAGGGTTTACCAAAGGTCAGTTAGATCTTTTAGTTGAGAGTCTAAGGCTTTATTTAGACGAAAAGAAAATGAAATCTGCTAAAATAATAATTTCAGAACTACCCTAA
- a CDS encoding alpha/beta hydrolase, which yields MKYSVILIIALMATFNLKAQGIAQVQNGNPFTLVYANAITKNEKGMVNIHSVTYKLNGIDISANVYTPAGFDVNKKYPAIIIAHPNGGVKEQVAGLYAQRLAELGYITIAADAAYQGASGGTPRNVDIPQNRVDDIHGMADFISQFEGVDTAKIGLLGICGGGGYSLKAAQSDKRFEAIATLSMFNSGEVRRNGFLKSQTATIQERLDQASKARAQEANGGEVLYVGGGTPSLTKEQIASLPFDLYREGYIYYNKTHAHPNSGGGYTMSSLLDLMTWDATDEIELLDQPLLMIAGSKADTYYMTDKAYEKAINAKAKELFLIDGATHIQTYWKPEYVNQAIDKLGEFYTNNL from the coding sequence ATGAAGTATTCAGTTATATTGATAATAGCATTAATGGCTACATTTAATTTAAAAGCCCAAGGAATTGCCCAAGTACAAAATGGAAATCCATTCACCTTGGTTTATGCCAATGCAATTACTAAAAATGAAAAAGGCATGGTAAATATACATTCGGTCACCTACAAATTAAACGGTATTGATATTTCCGCCAATGTTTATACACCAGCAGGTTTTGACGTCAATAAAAAGTATCCAGCTATAATTATAGCCCACCCAAATGGTGGTGTGAAAGAACAAGTGGCGGGATTGTACGCACAACGTTTGGCAGAACTGGGCTATATAACAATTGCAGCAGATGCCGCCTACCAAGGAGCAAGTGGCGGAACACCAAGAAACGTTGATATACCTCAAAATCGTGTGGATGATATTCACGGTATGGCAGATTTTATTTCACAATTTGAAGGAGTTGATACTGCCAAGATAGGGTTGTTAGGCATTTGTGGCGGTGGTGGTTATTCGTTGAAAGCAGCCCAATCCGACAAGCGTTTTGAGGCCATTGCCACATTGAGTATGTTCAATTCAGGTGAAGTCAGGCGAAATGGGTTTTTAAAATCACAAACAGCCACTATCCAGGAACGATTGGACCAAGCCTCAAAGGCAAGGGCACAAGAAGCTAATGGAGGAGAGGTTTTGTATGTGGGTGGCGGTACACCATCTTTGACCAAGGAGCAAATAGCTTCACTTCCTTTTGACCTGTACAGGGAAGGCTATATCTATTACAATAAAACACATGCACACCCAAATTCGGGGGGAGGCTATACCATGAGCAGTCTCTTGGACCTGATGACTTGGGATGCCACCGATGAAATCGAACTTTTGGATCAACCTTTACTGATGATCGCAGGAAGCAAAGCCGATACTTATTATATGACCGATAAAGCTTACGAAAAGGCGATCAATGCCAAGGCGAAGGAGTTGTTTCTCATAGACGGTGCAACCCATATCCAAACCTACTGGAAACCGGAATATGTGAATCAAGCTATTGATAAGTTGGGGGAATTTTATACCAATAACCTGTAA
- a CDS encoding DUF932 domain-containing protein gives MGHNIHYNERTGKHSFFSVKQPAWHKLGKVVENYPTSKEAIQFAGLDYEVVKAPLFTKREGIGDGENGPDNSSTEIPVPDQFATMRTDTQKVFGVVGKDYGIVQNRDAFSFFDAIIKEGKGVKYETAGALGEGERVFITAKLPDGILVGKEDLIEQYLFLTTSHDGTGSIMAAFTPIRVVCQNTLNAAFQRKTNVVRIRHTSGAKERLQLAHRLMGLVTETGANLETVFNRWAKVKIKDKEVKRLIELALAPNRDTLDNLYRGEYDKVSTAFKNQCEEAFAYAMMGDAQLLPSTEGTVFGTYNAVTGYFQNVRRFKSEQDKTRSILLGGTAQLKGQKAFDLCADFVDRGAKILVHK, from the coding sequence ATGGGACACAATATCCATTATAACGAGAGAACAGGAAAGCACAGCTTTTTTAGTGTCAAACAGCCGGCATGGCATAAGTTGGGGAAAGTGGTGGAAAATTACCCTACCAGTAAGGAGGCCATTCAATTTGCAGGATTGGATTATGAGGTGGTCAAAGCACCATTATTTACCAAACGGGAAGGGATTGGTGATGGTGAAAACGGGCCTGATAATTCCAGTACAGAAATCCCGGTACCCGATCAGTTTGCCACCATGAGGACCGACACCCAAAAGGTATTTGGGGTAGTAGGGAAGGATTACGGTATCGTACAGAACCGGGATGCCTTTTCTTTCTTTGATGCCATCATCAAAGAAGGGAAAGGGGTGAAGTATGAAACGGCCGGAGCATTGGGGGAGGGGGAAAGGGTGTTTATCACGGCCAAATTGCCTGATGGGATTTTGGTAGGAAAGGAGGATCTGATCGAGCAATACCTGTTCCTGACAACCTCGCACGATGGGACAGGAAGTATTATGGCCGCATTTACCCCTATCAGGGTAGTTTGTCAGAATACCCTGAATGCCGCATTTCAACGGAAAACAAATGTGGTGAGGATCCGCCATACATCAGGGGCCAAAGAAAGGCTGCAACTGGCCCACCGCTTGATGGGCCTGGTAACGGAAACAGGGGCAAACCTGGAAACGGTATTCAACAGGTGGGCAAAGGTGAAAATCAAGGATAAGGAAGTCAAAAGATTGATAGAGCTGGCGCTGGCACCCAATAGGGATACCCTGGACAACCTCTACAGGGGAGAATATGACAAGGTATCCACAGCTTTTAAAAACCAATGTGAAGAGGCGTTTGCCTATGCCATGATGGGGGACGCCCAACTGTTACCGTCCACTGAAGGAACGGTGTTTGGGACGTATAATGCCGTGACGGGATACTTTCAGAATGTTAGGCGATTTAAATCCGAGCAGGACAAGACCAGATCTATATTGCTGGGTGGGACTGCCCAATTGAAAGGACAAAAAGCCTTTGACCTATGCGCGGATTTTGTGGACAGGGGAGCAAAAATATTGGTCCATAAGTAA
- a CDS encoding aldo/keto reductase: protein MEKRTLGNQGLKVSALGLGCMGLSFGYGPPTEKNAAIKLIRSAFEQGITFFDTAECYGPFTNEELVGEAIAPFRKEVVIATKFGFKDGDSKKGLDSSPKRIREVAESSLRRLNTDHIDLFYQHRVDPSVPMEDVAGTMSDLIKEGKIGHWGLSEAGATTIRKAHAIQPLAALQSEYSLFYREPEKEIIPLLEEFGIGFVPFSPLGKGFLTGAISESTQFDPNDFRNTVPRFSKENRKANQALVDLVKKIAVQKQATPGQIALGWLLAQKPFILPIPGTTKQHRLTENVGSTKINLSDDDLFQVSTALKNIQLVGERYSAAAQKMIDR from the coding sequence ATGGAAAAAAGGACATTGGGAAATCAGGGATTGAAAGTTTCCGCGCTTGGACTGGGCTGCATGGGCCTGAGTTTTGGCTATGGGCCTCCCACAGAAAAGAACGCAGCGATCAAACTGATTCGTTCTGCGTTTGAGCAGGGCATAACCTTTTTTGATACTGCGGAATGCTATGGCCCATTTACTAACGAGGAGTTGGTGGGAGAGGCGATTGCCCCTTTCCGAAAGGAAGTAGTGATTGCTACCAAATTTGGCTTTAAGGACGGTGATTCCAAAAAAGGCCTTGATAGCAGTCCCAAGAGGATAAGGGAAGTCGCCGAATCATCCCTAAGACGATTGAACACAGATCATATAGATCTTTTTTACCAGCATAGAGTGGATCCATCCGTTCCAATGGAGGATGTGGCGGGTACCATGAGTGATCTAATTAAGGAAGGGAAAATAGGACACTGGGGCTTGTCTGAAGCAGGTGCAACTACCATCCGGAAAGCGCATGCCATTCAGCCGCTTGCAGCATTGCAAAGTGAATATTCGCTCTTTTATAGGGAGCCGGAAAAGGAGATTATTCCCTTATTGGAAGAATTTGGGATAGGTTTTGTTCCATTCAGCCCTCTGGGCAAAGGTTTTTTGACGGGTGCTATTTCAGAAAGCACCCAATTCGATCCCAATGATTTCAGGAATACGGTACCTCGCTTTTCAAAGGAAAACCGAAAGGCAAACCAGGCATTGGTAGATTTGGTCAAGAAAATAGCGGTACAAAAGCAGGCCACTCCCGGCCAAATTGCCTTGGGATGGTTATTGGCCCAAAAACCGTTCATTCTCCCAATTCCTGGAACTACCAAGCAACATCGTCTGACAGAAAATGTGGGCAGTACAAAAATCAACCTGTCCGATGATGATTTATTCCAGGTATCCACTGCTTTAAAAAATATCCAACTTGTGGGCGAAAGGTATTCCGCTGCAGCCCAAAAAATGATAGACAGATGA
- a CDS encoding aldo/keto reductase — translation MKKIKLNNGLEMPLLGFGVFQIPDLKECERAVMDAINIGYRLIDTASAYMNEAAVGNAIIKSGVARKELFITSKLWVQDMGYESTKAAFRRTLERLQLDYLDLYLIHQPYGDVFGSWKAMQELYQAGKIKAIGVANFQPDRVVDLTINSGFAPAINQIETHPFHQQQESHDFLIDHNVQMQSWGPFAEGKNGIFQNEVLSEIGRKYNKSIAQVILRWLIQRNVIAIPKSVHKERIEENFRIFDFEISKEDMHSIAALDTGSTLFFDHRNPEMVKWLSETKLDI, via the coding sequence ATGAAAAAGATCAAATTGAACAATGGATTGGAAATGCCCCTCTTGGGATTTGGGGTTTTTCAGATACCTGATTTAAAGGAATGTGAACGGGCAGTAATGGATGCCATAAATATAGGTTACCGCCTCATAGACACTGCATCTGCATATATGAACGAAGCGGCGGTGGGAAATGCGATAATAAAGAGTGGGGTAGCCAGAAAGGAACTGTTTATTACCTCAAAACTTTGGGTGCAGGATATGGGCTACGAAAGCACTAAAGCTGCCTTTAGAAGGACACTTGAAAGGTTACAGCTCGATTACCTCGACCTTTACCTTATCCACCAACCCTATGGGGACGTCTTTGGCTCCTGGAAGGCCATGCAGGAACTATATCAGGCAGGGAAGATCAAGGCCATAGGAGTGGCAAATTTTCAACCTGACAGGGTTGTGGACCTTACCATAAACAGTGGGTTTGCCCCGGCCATTAACCAGATCGAAACACACCCTTTTCATCAACAGCAGGAAAGCCATGATTTTCTGATCGATCACAATGTACAGATGCAGTCTTGGGGCCCATTTGCCGAAGGGAAGAACGGTATCTTCCAAAATGAAGTGTTGTCCGAAATAGGAAGGAAATACAACAAATCCATAGCCCAGGTGATTCTGCGCTGGCTGATCCAAAGAAATGTAATTGCCATTCCAAAATCGGTCCATAAGGAAAGGATAGAGGAGAATTTTAGGATTTTCGATTTCGAAATTTCAAAAGAAGACATGCATTCCATAGCAGCCTTGGATACAGGATCTACCTTGTTTTTTGACCATAGAAACCCAGAAATGGTCAAATGGCTGAGTGAAACAAAATTGGATATATAA
- a CDS encoding DUF418 domain-containing protein has translation MEAAKTLSKPLKRINVLDALRGFALLGVVLIHMLQHFGIYSRAGEQAFPWFPPLDETVHWIGQHIIMGRFINIFAFLFGLSFFIQMDSASRKGVDFRGRFAWRMVILFVMGVLAHSFYPLEIISVYAVFGLIMIPLYKTKNWVLLLLSGLLLVGVPRTIQATINNHALGNPPVEQVDRSSQEVAEGTPEHIVNPSFFNTAKHNYNQRYMGKLNYQFGMVGRGYVTLALFLMGLVVGRLRFFESLQVHKRRNLLLFFGFLLGLLLTLLVQSMFPSVETRMLFNPAGNVVSARILAVKALEDIELVFFSGALMMAFIVLYQTTVGGSVLKILSPYGRMGLTNYLMQGSVGCFLFSMWAFGPFFGGANPTKLFLVGILIYTVQILLSRYWLRHFLYGPLEWLWRSLTYLRIQAFRKKEHGESKGKQSEGLSVLLDRNQ, from the coding sequence ATGGAAGCTGCAAAAACATTATCAAAACCCCTCAAACGTATCAACGTATTGGACGCTCTAAGAGGCTTCGCCTTATTGGGTGTGGTTCTAATCCACATGCTCCAGCATTTTGGGATTTATTCCAGAGCAGGTGAGCAGGCCTTCCCTTGGTTCCCGCCTTTGGACGAAACGGTCCATTGGATCGGGCAACATATAATTATGGGAAGGTTTATCAATATTTTCGCATTCTTGTTTGGGCTTAGTTTCTTTATACAAATGGACAGTGCGAGTCGAAAAGGAGTGGATTTTAGAGGGCGCTTTGCATGGAGGATGGTCATTTTGTTTGTTATGGGTGTATTGGCCCATTCCTTTTATCCCCTCGAAATCATCTCCGTCTATGCCGTCTTTGGGCTGATAATGATTCCGCTTTACAAGACCAAAAACTGGGTGCTGTTGTTACTTTCCGGTCTACTACTGGTTGGTGTCCCTAGAACCATTCAAGCCACAATAAACAACCATGCATTAGGTAATCCTCCTGTAGAACAGGTGGATAGGAGTAGCCAAGAGGTTGCTGAAGGGACCCCTGAACATATAGTCAATCCTTCATTCTTCAATACTGCCAAGCATAATTATAACCAGCGATATATGGGAAAACTCAATTACCAGTTTGGTATGGTGGGGAGGGGATATGTTACCTTGGCACTTTTTCTAATGGGACTGGTAGTAGGCCGTCTCCGGTTCTTTGAATCTTTGCAGGTCCACAAAAGGCGTAACCTTCTGTTGTTTTTTGGCTTTTTGTTGGGTTTGCTCCTGACCTTGCTCGTCCAGAGCATGTTCCCTTCAGTGGAGACGCGTATGCTGTTCAATCCTGCAGGAAATGTCGTTTCTGCCAGGATTTTGGCCGTCAAGGCTTTGGAGGATATTGAATTGGTATTTTTCTCCGGGGCGTTGATGATGGCCTTTATTGTCCTTTATCAAACTACAGTGGGAGGGAGTGTGTTGAAAATCCTGTCCCCTTACGGCCGTATGGGGCTTACCAATTACCTGATGCAGGGCTCGGTAGGGTGCTTTCTTTTTTCTATGTGGGCATTTGGGCCGTTCTTCGGTGGGGCAAACCCGACCAAATTGTTTTTGGTGGGGATCTTGATTTACACTGTGCAAATTCTGCTCAGCAGGTATTGGCTCAGGCATTTTTTGTACGGCCCATTGGAATGGTTGTGGCGTTCTTTGACTTACCTTAGAATACAGGCTTTTAGAAAAAAAGAGCACGGAGAGTCAAAAGGAAAGCAGTCAGAAGGACTTTCAGTGCTACTGGATCGGAATCAGTGA
- a CDS encoding helix-turn-helix domain-containing protein has product MEKLRRFETVNDYNVFNNNETLHPLVSIVDLSKADQRRASNMYFGFYTIFLKEVKCGNLRYGRHTYDYQEGTLVFIAPGQVVSVDNTGELYQPQGKALIFHPDLILGSSLAGHMDNYTFFGYQSNEALHLSQRERNLILECFSKISYELEQSIDHHSKKLIISNIELLLNYSVRFYDRQFITRENVHQGTLEKFESLLNGYFKSDKPEKLGLPTVTYCADELNLSSNYFGDLIKKQTGKSAQEYIQSKLIAIAKERIFDIDKGISQVAYELGFKYPQHFTRLFKKAVGQTPNEYRNNRLN; this is encoded by the coding sequence ATGGAAAAACTAAGAAGATTTGAAACGGTCAATGACTATAATGTTTTCAACAACAATGAAACCCTTCACCCGTTGGTGAGCATTGTGGATTTGTCAAAAGCAGACCAAAGAAGGGCATCCAACATGTACTTTGGATTCTATACGATATTCCTAAAAGAAGTGAAGTGTGGAAATCTGCGATACGGCCGTCATACCTATGATTATCAAGAAGGGACACTGGTATTTATAGCCCCCGGCCAAGTGGTGAGCGTGGACAATACCGGTGAGCTATACCAACCCCAGGGGAAGGCCCTTATTTTCCATCCCGACCTGATTTTGGGATCTTCCTTGGCCGGCCACATGGACAACTACACGTTCTTCGGTTACCAATCCAATGAAGCCCTCCATTTATCCCAGCGTGAAAGGAATTTGATCTTGGAGTGTTTTTCCAAAATCTCTTACGAGCTGGAGCAGTCCATCGACCATCACAGTAAAAAGTTGATTATTTCAAATATTGAGTTGCTTCTAAATTACTCCGTGCGTTTTTATGACCGCCAGTTTATCACGCGGGAAAATGTCCATCAAGGAACACTGGAAAAATTCGAATCGCTTTTAAATGGCTACTTCAAATCTGATAAGCCTGAAAAATTAGGACTACCTACCGTTACCTATTGTGCAGATGAACTCAACCTATCTTCCAATTATTTTGGAGATTTGATTAAAAAACAAACAGGAAAAAGTGCACAGGAATACATACAGTCCAAATTAATTGCCATAGCTAAAGAAAGAATATTTGATATTGATAAGGGAATCAGTCAGGTGGCCTATGAATTGGGGTTCAAATATCCACAGCATTTCACCAGGCTTTTCAAAAAAGCTGTAGGACAAACTCCAAATGAGTATAGAAACAACCGATTAAATTAA
- a CDS encoding cupin domain-containing protein, which translates to MKNLLITLLFIVPVSVFAQQGGYEVSSYLNEGFKAPNTHYIGEAWLNGLLTGDSELGYSITKATFKANSTLDWHKHSSAQVLIYVEGEGYYQERGKDPVILKAGDVIKCAKDVEHWHSSTKESDVTYLALYGGENPTTWTEVVTQEYYDAVAEQLKK; encoded by the coding sequence ATGAAAAACTTACTCATTACATTATTGTTCATCGTTCCCGTGAGTGTTTTTGCCCAACAAGGGGGCTACGAAGTTTCCTCATACCTGAACGAAGGCTTTAAAGCGCCTAACACCCATTACATCGGAGAAGCTTGGCTAAATGGGCTGTTGACAGGCGATAGTGAATTGGGCTATAGCATCACCAAAGCAACGTTTAAGGCAAACTCCACGCTTGACTGGCATAAGCATTCCTCAGCACAGGTATTGATCTACGTGGAAGGTGAAGGCTATTATCAGGAAAGAGGAAAGGATCCCGTAATCCTCAAAGCCGGCGATGTGATAAAATGTGCAAAAGACGTCGAACATTGGCATTCTTCTACCAAGGAGAGTGATGTAACCTATTTGGCATTATACGGAGGTGAAAATCCAACTACCTGGACAGAAGTGGTTACCCAGGAATATTACGATGCCGTAGCAGAACAATTAAAAAAATAA
- a CDS encoding cupin domain-containing protein — MSILACKNEDSTISEIQQSLVFPKGQKIKNSNFTGTAYLEMLVDADSINQNSVGSVTFEPGARTNWHSHPNGQIILAIDGEGYYQEKGSPKRILRKGETVKCPANTPHWHGASAESQFIQVAITSRRSGPTEWLDQVSDREYNASLK; from the coding sequence ATGTCAATATTAGCCTGCAAAAATGAAGACTCCACTATCTCTGAAATCCAGCAGTCTTTGGTTTTCCCCAAAGGGCAGAAAATAAAAAATAGCAATTTCACAGGAACAGCCTATCTGGAAATGTTGGTCGATGCTGATAGTATAAACCAAAATTCAGTTGGAAGTGTCACCTTTGAACCCGGAGCAAGGACCAATTGGCACTCACATCCCAATGGTCAGATCATTTTGGCGATAGATGGAGAAGGTTATTATCAAGAAAAAGGAAGCCCAAAACGAATCTTAAGGAAAGGGGAGACTGTAAAATGTCCAGCAAATACTCCCCACTGGCATGGTGCAAGTGCCGAAAGCCAATTCATCCAAGTAGCCATTACCAGCAGGAGAAGCGGCCCCACGGAATGGCTGGACCAAGTCTCTGATAGGGAATATAATGCCTCTTTGAAATAG
- a CDS encoding recombinase family protein → MSVADLYIRVSTDEQADKGYSQRNQEEVLKRYCDHHNIMVRKVVFEDHSAKTFNRPRWKELLTYLKKSRGRGVDKILFTKWDRFSRNAGDAYQMINTLRNLDIEPQANEQPLDLNIPENKMMLAIYLAAPEVENDRRALNIFHGMRRALKEGRYLRKAPFGYINRMEGSKKFIAPKEPEASIVKWVFSTILKKRYPTENIWEMVKKKGLKISRSHFHRMVRNPLYCGKIYVPAFKDEEDQFVNGQHEPLITEGEFYRVQNILQDIGRDEYLPKVASDDRLPLRGFLICPKCGKVLTGSGSTGRSRRYYYYHCLSKCGFREKASLFNDLMVSEMKRFTLKKDKVEIFGVILHEFFKYHFKDEGEEHKKVAASLESLHEKLKRSRDLFVAGDLEADDYRDIKSECNQEITRLENQLAATKPERVSNHSKYVDRALERLSRLDLLYENGDIETKRELIGSIFPEKLCFSKTGYRTGRINALVGCIYQINSDLSVKKNERKTKKSSNSHWVELAVRGSNSFLEEMEMIDYSLPIICKRRNNRSNINYGSD, encoded by the coding sequence ATGAGTGTAGCTGACTTATATATAAGGGTAAGTACCGATGAGCAGGCAGATAAAGGATATTCCCAACGAAATCAAGAGGAAGTCCTCAAAAGATATTGTGATCATCATAATATTATGGTTCGAAAGGTGGTTTTTGAAGATCACTCTGCAAAAACGTTTAACAGGCCCCGTTGGAAAGAACTTCTTACGTACTTAAAGAAAAGTCGTGGAAGAGGTGTGGACAAAATACTTTTTACAAAATGGGACCGATTTAGCAGAAATGCGGGTGATGCCTACCAGATGATAAATACCCTTCGAAACTTAGATATAGAGCCACAGGCTAACGAACAGCCACTTGACTTGAATATTCCTGAAAATAAAATGATGCTGGCGATCTATTTGGCAGCACCTGAGGTGGAAAATGATCGAAGGGCACTGAATATTTTTCACGGCATGAGAAGAGCCCTAAAGGAGGGGCGTTATTTAAGGAAAGCACCTTTTGGATATATAAACCGAATGGAGGGATCAAAAAAGTTTATTGCTCCAAAGGAACCGGAAGCCTCTATCGTTAAGTGGGTTTTTTCTACAATTCTTAAAAAAAGGTACCCAACGGAAAATATTTGGGAAATGGTCAAAAAGAAAGGACTTAAAATCAGCCGTTCCCATTTCCATCGGATGGTGCGAAACCCATTGTATTGTGGAAAAATTTACGTGCCTGCATTTAAAGATGAAGAGGACCAGTTTGTGAATGGCCAACATGAGCCTTTGATTACAGAAGGGGAATTTTATAGGGTACAGAATATTCTGCAGGACATAGGAAGAGATGAGTATTTGCCAAAAGTAGCGTCAGATGATAGGCTTCCATTAAGGGGATTCCTGATATGTCCCAAATGTGGTAAGGTTTTAACTGGAAGTGGCTCTACAGGTAGATCAAGACGCTATTATTATTACCATTGTCTATCAAAGTGCGGTTTTAGGGAAAAGGCTTCATTATTCAATGACCTAATGGTCAGTGAAATGAAAAGGTTTACCCTGAAGAAGGATAAAGTTGAAATATTTGGAGTAATACTCCATGAATTCTTCAAATACCATTTTAAGGACGAGGGAGAGGAGCATAAAAAAGTAGCAGCTTCTTTGGAAAGTCTTCATGAAAAATTAAAAAGAAGCAGGGATTTATTTGTGGCCGGAGACCTTGAGGCAGATGATTATAGGGATATAAAATCAGAATGTAATCAAGAAATAACACGGCTTGAGAACCAATTGGCTGCGACCAAGCCAGAGAGAGTATCGAACCATTCCAAATATGTTGATAGGGCTCTGGAAAGGCTCTCCAGGCTAGATTTGCTGTATGAAAACGGAGATATCGAGACAAAGAGAGAGTTAATTGGTTCGATATTCCCCGAAAAACTGTGTTTTTCAAAAACAGGTTATCGAACCGGAAGAATTAACGCTTTAGTTGGTTGTATCTACCAGATAAACAGTGATTTAAGCGTTAAAAAAAATGAGAGAAAAACGAAAAAATCGTCTAACTCTCATTGGGTGGAGCTGGCGGTACGCGGATCGAACTCTTTTTTGGAAGAAATGGAAATGATAGATTACAGTCTCCCAATTATATGTAAGAGAAGAAATAACAGAAGTAATATAAACTATGGCAGTGACTAG